A DNA window from Ostrea edulis chromosome 5, xbOstEdul1.1, whole genome shotgun sequence contains the following coding sequences:
- the LOC130055227 gene encoding tRNA modification GTPase GTPBP3, mitochondrial-like isoform X1, whose product MSRYRFFRNLSRAGGVLGFESMSVKLNVSRTARRQLATSRADVFKRSVHTSTQRGDTIFALSSGQGRCGVAVIRVSGPQAKESIYQMCSTPNLLSPRTTILQRVVDPSTREPIDRGLVVWFPSPESFTGEDCVEFQVHGGPAVIAAMVTSLGRLPKYRHAEAGEFTKRAFMNGKLDLTEVEGLGDLIHAETEAQRKQALRQMEGDLGKLYRGWRKRVIKAAANVEAYIDFAESDTLEEDLLLEVSAEVDRLKTEIEHHLRDHRRGERLRDGVHVVIVGRPNVGKSTLLNSICQRPAAIVSPIPGTTRDVVETTLNVGGYPVLLSDTAGLRETEDIIEKEGVVRAVQRAEQADLQILVLEATHLCKCSNMESVEDIIRDHFTDLGLLLKTEVLADTSSMDNDSKASHLLSNNEIQGDLDISVDADDLLVVVNKCDLIEDSDLGSIQRLLQENKHFSACCISCTSGQGIEEFLEILQQRLRTMCGNPLSGNPSLTQARHRFHLEKCQGHLERYKRYMELGDVVLAAQNLRKVLYDIGKITGKITSEEILDIIFKDFCIGK is encoded by the exons ATGTCAAGATATCGCTTCTTTCGAAATCTGTCACGCGCAGGAGGAGTACTAGGATTTGAATCCATGTCGGTTAAATTGAATGTCTCGAGAACTGCAAGACGACAGTTAGCGACCAGTCGAG CAGATGTTTTTAAGAGGAGTGTTCATACATCTACACAAAGAGGAGACACAATATTTGCACTGTCTTCTGGACAGGGAAGATGTGGAGTAGCGGTCATCAGAGTATCTGGACCTCAGGCAAAGGAATCCATATATCAGATGTGTTCAACACCAAATCTACTCTCTCCCAGGACAACTATCCTTCAGAGAGTAGTGGACCCCAGCACCAGAGAACCAATAGACAGGGGGCTGGTCGTATGGTTCCCGT CCCCTGAGAGTTTTACTGGAGAGGACTGTGTGGAGTTCCAAGTCCATGGAGGTCCAGCGGTCATTGCTGCCATGGTTACAAGCCTGGGAAGACTCCCTAAATACAGACATGCAGAAGCGGGGGAATTTACCAAGAG GGCCTTTATGAATGGAAAGCTGGATTTAACTGAGGTGGAGGGGCTAGGGGACTTAATTCATGCTGAGACGGAGGCCCAGAGAAAACAGGCACTGAGGCAGATGGAGGGGGACCTGGGGAAACTGTACAGGGGGTGGAGGAAACGGGTCATCAAA GCTGCTGCTAATGTGGAAGCCTATATAGATTTTGCTGAGAGTGACACATTGGAAGAGGATCTGCTTCTAGAAG TGTCAGCTGAGGTGGACAGATTAAAGACGGAGATAGAGCACCATTTGAGGGACCATCGGCGTGGAGAGAGGTTAAGGGATGGTGTCCATGTGGTTATAGTGGGCAGACCTAATGTGGGCAAAAGCACACTGCTGAACAGCATCT GCCAGAGGCCAGCAGCCATTGTGTCTCCTATTCCAGGAACAACACGAGATGTGGTTGAGACCACACTCAATGTGGGAGGGTACCCTGTCCTTCTGAGTGATACAGCAGGACTGCGGGAGACAGAGGACATTATTGAGAAGGAAGGCGTGGTCAGAGCAGTGCAGAG AGCAGAGCAAGCTGATCTGCAGATCCTTGTTTTGGAGGCAACACATTTGTGTAAATGTTCAAACATGGAATCAGTTGAGGACATCATAAGAGACCATTTTACAGATCTAGGACTTTTACTGAAGACTGAGGTACTGGCGGATACCAGTTCCATGGACAATGACTCCAAAGCTTCACATCTGCTTTCAAACAATGAGATTCAGGGTGACCTAGATATCTCTGTGGATGCTGATGATCTTCTTGTGGTTGTGAACAAATGTGATCTGATCGAGGACTCTGACTTGGGCTCCATACAAAGACTCCTACAGGAAAATAAACACTTCTCTGCTTGTTGTATTTCTTGTACATCTGGGCAAGGTATAGAGgaatttttggaaattttacaaCAAAGGCTTAGAACAAT GTGTGGCAACCCTTTGTCAGGAAATCCAAGTCTAACCCAAGCCAGACATCGTTTTCACCTTGAAAAGTGTCAAGGTCACCTAGAGAGATACAAACGGTACATGGAACTTGGAGATGTTGTGTTGGCAGCACAGAATCTTAGAAAAGTTCTATATGACATTGGAAAAATCACGGGGAAAATTACATCAGAAGAGATTCTGGACATCATTTTCAAAGACTTCTGTATTggaaaataa
- the LOC130055227 gene encoding tRNA modification GTPase GTPBP3, mitochondrial-like isoform X2 gives MSRYRFFRNLSRAGGVLGFESMSVKLNVSRTARRQLATSRDVFKRSVHTSTQRGDTIFALSSGQGRCGVAVIRVSGPQAKESIYQMCSTPNLLSPRTTILQRVVDPSTREPIDRGLVVWFPSPESFTGEDCVEFQVHGGPAVIAAMVTSLGRLPKYRHAEAGEFTKRAFMNGKLDLTEVEGLGDLIHAETEAQRKQALRQMEGDLGKLYRGWRKRVIKAAANVEAYIDFAESDTLEEDLLLEVSAEVDRLKTEIEHHLRDHRRGERLRDGVHVVIVGRPNVGKSTLLNSICQRPAAIVSPIPGTTRDVVETTLNVGGYPVLLSDTAGLRETEDIIEKEGVVRAVQRAEQADLQILVLEATHLCKCSNMESVEDIIRDHFTDLGLLLKTEVLADTSSMDNDSKASHLLSNNEIQGDLDISVDADDLLVVVNKCDLIEDSDLGSIQRLLQENKHFSACCISCTSGQGIEEFLEILQQRLRTMCGNPLSGNPSLTQARHRFHLEKCQGHLERYKRYMELGDVVLAAQNLRKVLYDIGKITGKITSEEILDIIFKDFCIGK, from the exons ATGTCAAGATATCGCTTCTTTCGAAATCTGTCACGCGCAGGAGGAGTACTAGGATTTGAATCCATGTCGGTTAAATTGAATGTCTCGAGAACTGCAAGACGACAGTTAGCGACCAGTCGAG ATGTTTTTAAGAGGAGTGTTCATACATCTACACAAAGAGGAGACACAATATTTGCACTGTCTTCTGGACAGGGAAGATGTGGAGTAGCGGTCATCAGAGTATCTGGACCTCAGGCAAAGGAATCCATATATCAGATGTGTTCAACACCAAATCTACTCTCTCCCAGGACAACTATCCTTCAGAGAGTAGTGGACCCCAGCACCAGAGAACCAATAGACAGGGGGCTGGTCGTATGGTTCCCGT CCCCTGAGAGTTTTACTGGAGAGGACTGTGTGGAGTTCCAAGTCCATGGAGGTCCAGCGGTCATTGCTGCCATGGTTACAAGCCTGGGAAGACTCCCTAAATACAGACATGCAGAAGCGGGGGAATTTACCAAGAG GGCCTTTATGAATGGAAAGCTGGATTTAACTGAGGTGGAGGGGCTAGGGGACTTAATTCATGCTGAGACGGAGGCCCAGAGAAAACAGGCACTGAGGCAGATGGAGGGGGACCTGGGGAAACTGTACAGGGGGTGGAGGAAACGGGTCATCAAA GCTGCTGCTAATGTGGAAGCCTATATAGATTTTGCTGAGAGTGACACATTGGAAGAGGATCTGCTTCTAGAAG TGTCAGCTGAGGTGGACAGATTAAAGACGGAGATAGAGCACCATTTGAGGGACCATCGGCGTGGAGAGAGGTTAAGGGATGGTGTCCATGTGGTTATAGTGGGCAGACCTAATGTGGGCAAAAGCACACTGCTGAACAGCATCT GCCAGAGGCCAGCAGCCATTGTGTCTCCTATTCCAGGAACAACACGAGATGTGGTTGAGACCACACTCAATGTGGGAGGGTACCCTGTCCTTCTGAGTGATACAGCAGGACTGCGGGAGACAGAGGACATTATTGAGAAGGAAGGCGTGGTCAGAGCAGTGCAGAG AGCAGAGCAAGCTGATCTGCAGATCCTTGTTTTGGAGGCAACACATTTGTGTAAATGTTCAAACATGGAATCAGTTGAGGACATCATAAGAGACCATTTTACAGATCTAGGACTTTTACTGAAGACTGAGGTACTGGCGGATACCAGTTCCATGGACAATGACTCCAAAGCTTCACATCTGCTTTCAAACAATGAGATTCAGGGTGACCTAGATATCTCTGTGGATGCTGATGATCTTCTTGTGGTTGTGAACAAATGTGATCTGATCGAGGACTCTGACTTGGGCTCCATACAAAGACTCCTACAGGAAAATAAACACTTCTCTGCTTGTTGTATTTCTTGTACATCTGGGCAAGGTATAGAGgaatttttggaaattttacaaCAAAGGCTTAGAACAAT GTGTGGCAACCCTTTGTCAGGAAATCCAAGTCTAACCCAAGCCAGACATCGTTTTCACCTTGAAAAGTGTCAAGGTCACCTAGAGAGATACAAACGGTACATGGAACTTGGAGATGTTGTGTTGGCAGCACAGAATCTTAGAAAAGTTCTATATGACATTGGAAAAATCACGGGGAAAATTACATCAGAAGAGATTCTGGACATCATTTTCAAAGACTTCTGTATTggaaaataa